One window of Ignavibacteriales bacterium genomic DNA carries:
- a CDS encoding DUF4185 domain-containing protein, which produces MKELKIQKVRDLGPQFQNNPNKMVGQDGAYSIPLNDKCLFFFGDTLIGKRTEGESLWYPGGVPLGPVDMTGIGGLEKMITNTGLLCFDKTGENGFKNFKYILDDNIQLKQLIPHEADEDYNWYRIWCLHGVAIKDKVYLYFIKIKMLKDGEPPANFVVIGSGLAVGNEKDWKFSRVFYNDSYILWKEDDPCFASAILYEAGNEYVYLYGTKNDRNGIHNLHLARIKPGEIEKIDLYEYFISEKDGWTKNVKQSKPVFSGMPNELSVNYNKYLDCYLSIHSLELSGKIVGRTSPTPWGPWSEPTTLWQVVPQRKIEGPQLELIYAGKEHPSFAKDGGKTIYVTYIEFEEYYPHLIEITFE; this is translated from the coding sequence ATGAAAGAATTAAAAATTCAAAAAGTTAGGGACCTTGGTCCACAATTTCAGAACAACCCAAATAAAATGGTTGGGCAGGATGGAGCGTATTCAATTCCTTTAAATGATAAATGCTTGTTCTTTTTTGGTGATACACTCATTGGCAAAAGAACTGAAGGCGAAAGTTTATGGTATCCGGGTGGTGTTCCGCTTGGTCCTGTTGATATGACCGGAATAGGTGGCTTAGAAAAAATGATTACGAATACTGGATTATTATGTTTTGATAAAACTGGGGAAAATGGATTTAAGAATTTTAAGTATATACTTGATGATAACATTCAGCTTAAACAATTAATCCCGCACGAAGCTGATGAAGACTATAACTGGTACAGGATATGGTGCCTGCACGGGGTAGCGATTAAAGACAAAGTTTATCTTTATTTCATAAAAATTAAAATGCTTAAAGATGGTGAGCCACCGGCTAATTTTGTTGTTATCGGTTCCGGTCTTGCGGTTGGGAATGAAAAAGACTGGAAATTTTCAAGAGTTTTTTATAATGACTCTTACATATTATGGAAGGAAGACGACCCTTGTTTTGCTTCTGCCATTCTTTACGAGGCAGGCAATGAATATGTTTATTTGTACGGTACTAAAAATGATCGGAACGGAATACATAATCTTCACCTTGCACGAATCAAACCTGGTGAAATAGAAAAAATAGATCTTTACGAATATTTTATTTCTGAAAAAGACGGCTGGACAAAAAATGTAAAGCAGTCCAAGCCAGTATTTTCCGGTATGCCAAATGAACTCTCTGTAAACTATAATAAATATCTTGATTGTTACCTCTCTATTCACTCATTAGAATTATCCGGAAAAATTGTTGGTAGAACTTCCCCAACTCCATGGGGTCCGTGGAGCGAGCCAACAACTCTTTGGCAAGTTGTTCCTCAAAGAAAAATAGAAGGACCGCAGCTTGAGCTAATCTATGCTGGTAAAGAACACCCTTCATTTGCAAAAGATGGTGGGAAGACTATTTATGTTACTTACATAGAGTTTGAGGAATATTATCCTCATTTAATTGAAATTACCTTTGAATAA
- a CDS encoding T9SS type A sorting domain-containing protein — protein sequence MKLLKSLILFAGIITIFTFAGCLIEDVNQPSQVNAGQTFTTTITISDMNAEHNNAHKGALAILVPEDWSFISGTYNSPMGAGTMEFDTSATPVWGNVDTVIQRPAGMKWINLLSDVGYLHNANVVYETTINLRVGITSGDFNIGYLVTVNTIDMLKFLNDQDVDQQLAGTDTSMNHKVKVTGSLDVEEKIPGVPTEFKLTQNYPNPFNPTTSFTYSIKQSGDVRISIFNASGKEVKSLVNGFRSAGSYIINFEAENLPSGIYYYRIITSDFIQTNKMVLLK from the coding sequence ATGAAATTATTAAAATCACTTATTCTTTTTGCAGGAATAATTACAATATTTACCTTTGCAGGATGCCTTATAGAAGATGTAAATCAACCAAGCCAGGTTAATGCCGGGCAAACTTTTACAACAACTATTACAATTTCAGATATGAATGCTGAACACAATAACGCACATAAAGGAGCACTTGCAATACTCGTCCCGGAAGACTGGTCGTTTATTAGCGGTACCTATAACTCACCAATGGGTGCAGGTACTATGGAATTTGATACTTCAGCTACACCGGTATGGGGCAATGTTGATACTGTAATTCAAAGACCAGCAGGAATGAAATGGATTAATTTGCTTTCTGATGTTGGATACCTGCACAATGCAAATGTTGTTTACGAAACAACAATCAATCTGAGAGTCGGGATAACAAGTGGCGATTTCAATATTGGATATCTTGTTACTGTAAATACCATTGATATGCTGAAGTTTTTAAATGATCAGGATGTTGACCAACAATTAGCAGGTACGGATACTTCCATGAATCATAAGGTAAAAGTTACCGGATCTTTAGATGTAGAAGAAAAAATCCCAGGTGTTCCAACTGAATTCAAACTAACACAGAATTATCCAAATCCATTTAACCCAACCACCAGTTTTACATATTCCATAAAACAATCCGGTGATGTACGTATCAGCATATTTAATGCATCCGGAAAGGAAGTTAAATCACTTGTAAATGGATTTAGATCTGCGGGCAGTTACATAATTAATTTTGAAGCTGAGAATTTACCAAGTGGAATTTATTATTACAGAATTATAACTTCAGATTTTATCCAAACGAACAAAATGGTTTTGCTTAAGTAA
- a CDS encoding DUF4961 domain-containing protein: protein MKSKVTKLSVLGISAIAALIIAGCFVILTVTQPSSVQGFEQFTATVLVSVEGNVDANPHYAIVGLKLPNDWQVDSVWFTGGYNGSCLFLPANVADNEPGGQVDFWTDSLENRFPSGANMKWVVYQSSTAQAVIAATLDVTVHVKMTPGATQGAFNLGYFVSDAALDFTDPTWYSVSLNNPITVSGVLPVELTSFSATGTKNGVQLKWETATETNNLGFDIERSTDSKVFNKIGSVSGKGTTTQKTSYSFVDQGAANGKLFYRLKQMDFEGTFEYSKVVEVNQSIPEEFNLSQNYPNPFNPSTVLSISLPVESDITLSVYNSIGELVKVVAKGMYQAGNQNFNFNAANLQSGIYFYSLNAKGSNGFEFNQTAKMLLLK from the coding sequence ATGAAAAGCAAAGTTACAAAACTTTCTGTTCTTGGTATTTCCGCAATTGCCGCATTAATAATTGCGGGATGCTTCGTGATTCTTACGGTTACTCAACCATCTTCTGTTCAGGGATTTGAACAATTTACTGCTACAGTATTAGTAAGTGTAGAGGGTAATGTCGACGCTAATCCACATTATGCAATAGTTGGTCTAAAACTTCCTAACGACTGGCAGGTAGATTCCGTTTGGTTCACTGGTGGGTATAATGGTTCCTGTTTGTTTTTACCGGCAAATGTAGCTGATAATGAACCTGGTGGACAAGTTGATTTCTGGACAGACTCTCTTGAAAACAGATTCCCCAGTGGTGCAAATATGAAGTGGGTAGTTTATCAGTCATCTACTGCACAAGCTGTAATTGCCGCTACATTAGATGTAACTGTTCATGTAAAAATGACACCGGGTGCTACTCAAGGTGCTTTCAATTTAGGTTATTTTGTATCAGATGCTGCACTTGATTTTACTGATCCAACCTGGTACTCAGTAAGTTTGAATAATCCAATTACTGTTTCCGGAGTTCTTCCGGTTGAACTTACTTCTTTTTCGGCAACAGGAACTAAGAACGGAGTACAACTTAAATGGGAGACTGCAACAGAAACAAATAATCTTGGATTTGATATTGAGAGAAGCACTGATAGCAAAGTATTTAATAAAATTGGATCTGTTTCCGGAAAGGGAACTACAACACAAAAAACTTCATATTCATTTGTTGATCAAGGTGCGGCTAATGGAAAATTATTTTATCGCTTGAAACAAATGGATTTTGAAGGAACGTTTGAATATTCCAAAGTAGTTGAAGTTAATCAATCGATTCCGGAAGAATTTAATCTCTCTCAGAACTATCCAAATCCGTTCAACCCATCAACTGTTTTATCTATCAGTTTACCAGTTGAATCAGATATTACATTGTCAGTTTACAATTCAATTGGCGAACTTGTTAAAGTTGTAGCTAAAGGAATGTATCAGGCAGGAAATCAAAACTTTAATTTTAATGCAGCTAATCTGCAAAGTGGAATATATTTTTATAGTCTAAATGCTAAAGGTTCCAATGGATTTGAATTCAATCAAACAGCTAAGATGTTATTGTTAAAGTAA
- a CDS encoding alpha/beta hydrolase-fold protein has protein sequence MKSKTDQKLQQNLIKGLSKSLENWDNISNELRAEILQNILLSLDQQKYPFYENDSKVILIYKGDAHNVALLSDITGWTDPIQFKKLNDINLFFLALELESEASIQYQLIVDGNDICDPSNKFKSLYGLGALSEFVMPKYQRHPYLKDYLYGKEGSYQGLIKHILPSGALPYDHEVHVYLPPNYSQMNSYPTVYFHDGPDYIKYALAPYSINRLIVENKIEPCIAVFVTPPNMHQPAEPNRSTEYGMNDDYVKFFCDELVNFIDKNYSTIRSAGKRLIIGDSFAGLISTYISFLRNDIFQNAYSQSGYFSFKDDSIIKLIRDSAIKPINLFVDIGTYEKKVGADFLPVAELDFLNANRRMKKVLTEKGYNFIYKEYFEGHTWGNWRRHLIDGLIYFFGVYGEPK, from the coding sequence ATGAAAAGCAAAACCGATCAGAAATTACAGCAGAACCTTATAAAGGGATTGAGTAAATCCCTGGAAAATTGGGACAATATTTCCAATGAATTAAGAGCAGAAATACTTCAGAATATTTTACTCTCATTAGATCAGCAAAAATATCCGTTTTATGAAAATGATTCGAAGGTAATTCTGATTTATAAAGGTGATGCCCACAATGTTGCATTACTAAGTGATATTACTGGCTGGACTGATCCAATTCAATTTAAAAAGTTAAACGATATTAATTTATTTTTTCTTGCACTTGAACTCGAATCTGAAGCAAGTATACAATACCAGTTGATAGTTGACGGCAATGATATTTGCGATCCATCAAATAAATTTAAATCATTGTACGGTTTAGGTGCACTCTCAGAATTTGTAATGCCAAAGTATCAAAGACATCCATACCTTAAAGATTATCTTTATGGCAAAGAAGGAAGTTACCAGGGGTTAATTAAACATATTCTTCCATCCGGGGCGTTACCTTATGATCACGAAGTGCACGTTTATCTTCCACCCAATTACAGTCAGATGAATAGTTATCCAACTGTTTATTTTCATGACGGACCAGATTATATCAAGTATGCTCTGGCGCCATATTCAATCAATAGATTAATTGTTGAAAATAAAATTGAACCATGTATTGCAGTATTTGTCACTCCGCCAAATATGCATCAACCAGCAGAGCCAAACAGATCAACTGAGTATGGGATGAATGATGATTACGTAAAATTTTTCTGTGATGAACTTGTTAATTTTATCGATAAAAATTATTCGACCATCAGATCCGCTGGCAAACGGCTTATCATTGGAGACTCTTTCGCTGGATTAATTTCCACTTATATTTCTTTTTTGAGAAATGATATTTTTCAAAATGCTTATTCGCAATCCGGTTATTTTTCGTTCAAAGATGACAGCATAATTAAATTGATAAGAGATTCCGCAATAAAGCCTATCAACTTATTTGTGGATATTGGAACTTATGAGAAAAAAGTAGGTGCCGATTTTCTGCCAGTCGCAGAACTTGATTTTTTAAATGCAAACAGACGAATGAAAAAAGTGCTTACCGAGAAAGGATATAATTTTATTTATAAGGAATATTTTGAAGGACACACTTGGGGGAATTGGAGACGTCATCTAATTGATGGATTGATTTATTTCTTTGGTGTATACGGAGAACCGAAATGA